Proteins encoded by one window of Streptomyces sp. NBC_01571:
- a CDS encoding RNA polymerase sigma factor — translation MLRRRTRSAQGVDDPLDAAQERRVRAVLALGGVPQADLPDGVQQVRLRLLERAAKGDEAPRDVSAWAAVVASNLAMDWHRAKHRQQRLGERLAGLRQLEHPSDEDSSVLSLAVAQGLDDLPDAHRQVLVLRFYADLSVRGIAEELGIPEGTVKSRLHSAVRALRARLHEDEVV, via the coding sequence GTGCTGCGCAGAAGGACACGCAGTGCCCAGGGGGTGGACGACCCGCTGGACGCGGCGCAGGAACGCCGGGTGCGGGCGGTGCTCGCGCTCGGCGGGGTACCGCAGGCGGACCTGCCGGACGGGGTGCAGCAGGTCCGCCTGCGGTTGCTGGAGCGTGCAGCGAAGGGGGACGAGGCACCGCGTGACGTGTCCGCGTGGGCGGCGGTCGTCGCCTCGAACCTGGCGATGGACTGGCACCGGGCCAAGCACCGCCAGCAGCGGCTCGGCGAGCGGCTGGCCGGGCTCCGGCAGCTGGAGCACCCCTCGGATGAGGACTCCAGCGTGCTCTCGCTCGCCGTCGCGCAGGGGCTGGACGACCTGCCCGACGCGCATCGGCAGGTCCTCGTCCTGCGCTTCTACGCCGATCTCTCCGTGCGCGGGATAGCCGAGGAGCTCGGCATCCCGGAGGGCACGGTCAAGAGCAGGCTGCACTCGGCGGTCCGTGCCCTGCGCGCCCGCCTGCACGAGGACGAGGTGGTGTGA
- a CDS encoding CGNR zinc finger domain-containing protein produces MSAATDPRPLTGEPLALDLLNTRWNREGVPQDLLADTEGLAVWLTANGFGLPADETVLRHTLQARDALRAAVDGLLREKRGADGTPPTGAERVDAVLAHGRIRVTLTPEGPGERAEFEDPAWGPGWLAARNYLELLGTSPDRIRHCAHETCVLHFLDTSRNGTRRWCSMAGCGNRAKASRHYARTKES; encoded by the coding sequence GTGTCCGCCGCCACCGACCCCCGCCCCCTCACCGGGGAACCGCTCGCGCTCGACCTGCTCAACACCCGCTGGAACCGCGAGGGGGTGCCCCAGGACCTGCTCGCCGACACCGAGGGCCTGGCCGTGTGGCTGACCGCGAACGGATTCGGCCTTCCGGCCGACGAGACCGTGCTGCGCCACACCCTCCAGGCGCGCGACGCCCTACGCGCGGCGGTGGACGGACTTCTACGGGAGAAGCGAGGGGCGGACGGGACACCCCCGACAGGGGCGGAGCGGGTCGACGCCGTCCTCGCGCACGGGCGGATCAGGGTCACCCTGACGCCCGAGGGGCCGGGCGAGCGCGCCGAGTTCGAGGACCCGGCATGGGGGCCCGGCTGGCTCGCCGCGCGCAACTACCTGGAGCTGCTGGGCACTTCCCCCGACCGCATCCGCCACTGCGCCCACGAGACCTGCGTACTGCACTTCCTCGACACCTCACGCAACGGCACCCGCCGCTGGTGCTCGATGGCGGGCTGCGGTAACCGGGCGAAGGCGTCCCGACACTACGCGCGCACGAAAGAGAGCTGA
- a CDS encoding pyridoxamine 5'-phosphate oxidase family protein, protein MTYHSGSRAVQDRVGVRDLADHVGQAVGQGIRPVAAAFLEQQPMLVAGAADPVTGEVWASLLTGPPGFVRATGVRQISVTGGPSEGDPLAAALATEGTLVGTIALDPRTRRRMRLNGRSRPTARGFAVEADRVFANCPKYLQRRESYETVERRPGEACRSGLLSPRQRALVEAADTFFLATVHAHGADASHRGGNPGFVHADGPSELHWRDYPGNAMFLTLGNLEADPRAGLLFLDWTSGTVLRLTGTARAEYAPDGERTVRFTVTGVVETPAGSPLRWSAPEYSPANPSLP, encoded by the coding sequence ATGACCTATCACTCCGGCTCGCGAGCCGTACAGGACCGGGTGGGCGTCCGTGATCTCGCCGATCACGTGGGGCAGGCGGTCGGGCAGGGCATCCGCCCGGTGGCCGCCGCCTTCCTCGAACAGCAGCCGATGCTGGTGGCCGGGGCGGCCGACCCGGTCACCGGCGAGGTGTGGGCCTCACTGCTCACGGGCCCGCCCGGCTTCGTACGGGCCACCGGCGTCCGGCAGATCTCGGTCACCGGCGGCCCGTCCGAGGGCGATCCCCTCGCCGCCGCGCTCGCCACCGAGGGCACCCTCGTCGGCACGATCGCGCTCGACCCGCGCACCCGCCGCCGGATGCGCCTGAACGGCCGGTCCCGGCCCACCGCCCGGGGATTCGCGGTGGAGGCCGACCGGGTCTTCGCCAACTGCCCGAAGTACCTGCAGCGCAGGGAGTCCTACGAGACGGTCGAACGCCGGCCGGGCGAGGCCTGCCGCTCCGGCCTGCTCTCCCCCCGGCAGCGCGCCCTCGTCGAGGCGGCCGACACCTTCTTCCTGGCCACCGTCCACGCGCACGGCGCAGACGCCAGTCACCGGGGCGGCAACCCTGGCTTCGTCCACGCGGACGGGCCGTCCGAGCTGCACTGGCGCGACTACCCCGGCAACGCCATGTTCCTGACCCTCGGCAACCTGGAGGCGGACCCTCGGGCCGGACTGCTCTTCCTGGACTGGACGTCGGGAACGGTGCTGCGGCTCACCGGCACGGCCCGCGCCGAGTACGCCCCGGACGGGGAGCGCACGGTCCGTTTCACCGTCACCGGGGTCGTCGAGACCCCCGCGGGCAGCCCCCTGCGCTGGTCGGCACCCGAATACTCTCCCGCCAACCCCTCCCTGCCGTAA
- a CDS encoding DUF1203 domain-containing protein: protein MTTYIARPIGPEVLKDLRTADDAGRPMVPFTDEEGGAPLRCCLRRSEPGERIALVSYAPLRRWAAAAGADPGAYDEQGPVFVHARECGGPAADVRPFEGAHRTVRRYSAGGRILGGRLVEAPEWSAFEAAFEAAFADPAVELVHVRAVEYGCFLYEVRRA, encoded by the coding sequence ATGACGACCTACATCGCACGCCCCATCGGACCGGAGGTCCTGAAGGATCTCCGCACAGCTGACGACGCGGGCCGCCCGATGGTTCCCTTCACGGACGAGGAGGGCGGCGCTCCGCTCCGCTGCTGTCTGCGCCGTAGTGAGCCGGGGGAGCGGATCGCCCTCGTCTCGTACGCCCCGCTGCGCCGCTGGGCCGCCGCGGCCGGCGCCGATCCGGGCGCCTACGACGAGCAGGGTCCGGTCTTCGTCCACGCTCGGGAGTGCGGGGGTCCGGCCGCGGACGTCCGGCCGTTCGAGGGGGCCCACCGCACCGTGCGGCGCTACTCCGCCGGGGGCCGCATCCTCGGGGGCCGGCTGGTGGAGGCCCCGGAGTGGTCCGCGTTCGAGGCGGCCTTCGAGGCGGCGTTCGCCGATCCGGCGGTGGAGCTGGTCCACGTACGGGCCGTCGAGTACGGCTGTTTCCTCTACGAGGTGCGCCGGGCGTGA
- a CDS encoding S8 family serine peptidase: MTHDPQRAPLSGARRVARIAVAAGLVAALSAAGPIPMALAADHAPAATPDPGTKSASAKLGSDDAALLAEAKADGTKNVTMMVATAPGQTEQVSRQLDAVQGGLVGRTFDKVGYVRATVPTAKADAAIAAAAKLSSVHGIDLRQDIALDDPTPGADTAKGADKAHGTVTRSAPNKNTPAENPYNPSFETGAVDFVKKNPKADGRGVTIGILDSGVDLGHPALQKTTTGERKVVDWVTSTDPVNDGDGSWRRMTSAVSGPSFPITTASQGTETFKAPAGAYKFNYMYESATAGGDEAGDLNRDGDTTDAWGVLYDPASGTVRVDSNDNLDFTDDAPMKPYKDGFQVGYFGKDNPATDVVERIPFVVEIRKDVVYDAAGSKADYVNIGVISSEHGTHVAGITSANGLFGGRMNGAAPGAKIVSSRACVFGPGCTNIALTEGMIDLVVNRGVDIVNMSIGGLPALNDGNNARSELYTRLIDTYGVQLVISAGNSGPGANTIGDPGLADKVISVGASISKETWAANYGSVVEKKYAMMPFSSRGPREDGGFTPTLTAPGAAINTTQTWLPGSPVAESGYTLPAGYSMLQGTSMASPQAAGASALLLSAAKQKGIALTPADLRTALTSTADHIKGVQAYEEGAGLIDIVDAWKSIRNDATAHEYTVKAPVDTAIDYALKTPGFGTGLYDREGGLKAGVKKTYEITLTRTSGPDRAIRHELHFENNAGDTFRIVGSDEVKLELNKPVTVKVSAKASSAGIKSAILELDDPRTEGVDRQILTTVVVSTPLKYAFSDSASVQRDSTRSYFLTVPEGARSLEVAIGGLKGLSQTRFISIHPYGVPVEDTGTPYCYSNYPNTNGCKPDVRSYADPQPGVWEVEVEARRTSPLLDNPYKLEATVLGAAFDPETVTVPEAKVGTPVTASWKVTNQFAAIDGKLQGGPLGSSKTDRPTIAQNATQTTTVDVPAGAASLDVAIGNVSDTAADLDLTVYDSTGKQVAQSADGDSEEAVSIPSPAAGKYTIEVAGYSVPSGSTAYDYRDVFFSSALGTVGVDASTPVKLSTGGTATVSGTVTALAPAPEGREFFGQVQLVNARGTAAGLGSVKIEKVTP; the protein is encoded by the coding sequence ATGACCCACGACCCCCAGCGCGCTCCACTGTCGGGCGCGAGACGCGTGGCCCGCATAGCCGTGGCCGCCGGCCTGGTGGCCGCACTCTCCGCGGCCGGACCGATACCCATGGCCCTCGCCGCGGACCACGCACCCGCCGCGACGCCCGACCCGGGCACCAAGTCCGCGAGCGCCAAGCTCGGTTCGGACGACGCGGCCCTCCTCGCCGAGGCCAAGGCCGACGGCACCAAGAACGTCACGATGATGGTCGCCACCGCGCCCGGCCAGACCGAGCAGGTCTCCCGGCAACTGGACGCGGTCCAGGGCGGTCTCGTCGGCCGGACCTTCGACAAGGTCGGCTACGTCCGGGCCACCGTCCCGACCGCGAAGGCGGACGCCGCCATCGCCGCCGCCGCCAAGCTCTCGTCCGTGCACGGCATCGACCTGCGCCAGGACATCGCGCTCGACGACCCGACACCGGGCGCGGACACCGCCAAGGGCGCCGACAAGGCCCACGGCACGGTCACCCGCTCCGCCCCGAACAAGAACACCCCCGCCGAGAACCCGTACAACCCGTCCTTCGAGACGGGCGCCGTCGACTTCGTGAAGAAGAACCCGAAGGCGGACGGCCGCGGTGTCACCATCGGCATCCTCGACTCGGGCGTGGACCTGGGCCACCCCGCGCTGCAGAAGACCACCACCGGCGAGCGCAAGGTCGTCGACTGGGTCACGTCCACCGACCCGGTCAACGACGGCGACGGCAGCTGGCGGCGGATGACCAGCGCGGTCTCCGGCCCGTCCTTCCCCATCACGACGGCCAGCCAGGGCACCGAGACCTTCAAGGCCCCGGCCGGCGCCTACAAGTTCAACTACATGTACGAGTCGGCCACCGCGGGCGGCGACGAAGCGGGCGACCTGAACCGCGACGGCGACACCACCGACGCCTGGGGCGTGCTGTACGACCCGGCCTCCGGAACCGTGCGGGTCGACTCCAACGACAACCTCGACTTCACCGACGACGCGCCGATGAAGCCGTACAAGGACGGCTTCCAGGTCGGCTACTTCGGCAAGGACAACCCGGCGACCGACGTCGTCGAGCGCATCCCGTTCGTCGTCGAGATCCGCAAGGACGTCGTCTACGACGCGGCCGGCAGCAAGGCCGACTACGTCAACATCGGCGTCATCTCCAGCGAGCACGGCACGCACGTGGCGGGCATCACCTCCGCGAACGGCCTGTTCGGCGGCCGGATGAACGGCGCCGCCCCCGGCGCGAAGATCGTCTCGTCCCGTGCCTGCGTCTTCGGCCCCGGCTGCACCAACATCGCGCTCACCGAGGGCATGATCGACCTCGTCGTCAACCGCGGCGTCGACATCGTCAACATGTCCATCGGCGGCCTGCCCGCGCTGAACGACGGCAACAACGCGCGCTCCGAGCTCTACACGCGTCTCATCGACACCTACGGTGTCCAGCTGGTGATCTCCGCGGGCAACTCCGGCCCCGGTGCCAACACCATCGGCGACCCCGGCCTCGCCGACAAGGTCATCTCGGTCGGCGCGTCCATCTCCAAGGAGACCTGGGCCGCCAACTACGGCTCGGTCGTGGAGAAGAAGTACGCGATGATGCCGTTCTCCTCGCGCGGTCCGCGGGAGGACGGCGGCTTCACGCCGACGCTGACGGCGCCCGGCGCCGCGATCAACACCACCCAGACCTGGCTGCCGGGCTCCCCGGTCGCCGAGTCGGGCTACACCCTGCCGGCCGGCTACTCGATGCTCCAGGGCACCTCGATGGCCTCCCCGCAGGCCGCGGGAGCGTCCGCGCTGCTGCTGAGCGCCGCCAAGCAGAAGGGCATCGCCCTGACGCCCGCCGACCTCCGCACCGCCCTCACCTCGACCGCCGACCACATCAAGGGTGTGCAGGCGTACGAGGAGGGCGCGGGTCTCATCGACATCGTGGACGCGTGGAAGTCGATCAGGAACGACGCGACCGCCCACGAGTACACCGTGAAGGCGCCGGTCGACACCGCGATCGACTACGCGCTGAAGACCCCCGGCTTCGGCACCGGACTGTACGACCGCGAGGGCGGTCTCAAGGCCGGCGTGAAGAAGACCTACGAGATCACCCTCACCCGTACCTCCGGTCCGGACCGGGCGATCCGCCACGAGCTGCACTTCGAGAACAACGCAGGTGACACCTTCAGGATCGTCGGCTCCGACGAGGTGAAGCTCGAACTGAACAAGCCGGTCACCGTCAAGGTCTCCGCGAAGGCCTCCTCGGCCGGCATCAAGAGCGCCATCCTCGAACTCGACGACCCGAGGACCGAGGGCGTCGACCGGCAGATCCTGACCACGGTCGTGGTCTCGACGCCGCTCAAGTACGCGTTCTCCGACTCGGCTTCGGTGCAGCGCGACAGCACGCGGTCGTACTTCCTGACCGTGCCCGAGGGCGCCAGGAGCCTCGAGGTCGCCATCGGCGGGCTGAAGGGCCTGAGCCAGACCCGGTTCATCTCCATCCACCCGTACGGTGTCCCGGTCGAGGACACCGGCACCCCGTACTGCTACAGCAACTACCCGAACACCAACGGCTGCAAGCCCGACGTGCGTTCGTACGCGGACCCGCAGCCCGGTGTCTGGGAGGTCGAGGTCGAGGCGCGCCGTACGTCGCCGCTGCTCGACAACCCGTACAAGCTGGAGGCCACCGTGCTCGGCGCGGCCTTCGACCCGGAGACCGTGACGGTGCCCGAGGCCAAGGTGGGCACGCCCGTCACCGCCTCCTGGAAGGTGACGAACCAGTTCGCCGCGATCGACGGCAAGCTGCAGGGCGGCCCGCTCGGCTCCTCGAAGACGGACCGGCCGACCATCGCCCAGAACGCCACGCAGACCACCACGGTCGACGTGCCCGCGGGCGCCGCCTCGCTGGACGTCGCCATCGGCAACGTCTCCGACACCGCCGCCGACCTCGACCTGACGGTGTACGACTCCACCGGCAAGCAGGTCGCCCAGTCCGCGGACGGCGACTCGGAGGAGGCGGTCTCCATCCCCAGCCCCGCGGCGGGCAAGTACACCATCGAGGTCGCGGGCTACTCGGTCCCGTCGGGCTCGACCGCGTACGACTACCGTGACGTCTTCTTCTCGTCCGCGCTCGGCACGGTCGGCGTCGACGCGTCCACGCCGGTGAAGCTCTCCACGGGCGGCACGGCGACGGTGTCCGGCACGGTCACCGCCCTGGCCCCGGCACCCGAGGGACGCGAGTTCTTCGGCCAGGTGCAGCTGGTGAACGCCCGTGGCACCGCCGCGGGCCTCGGCAGCGTGAAGATCGAGAAGGTCACGCCGTAG
- a CDS encoding VOC family protein has protein sequence MTPRTGHVGLNVTDLDRSLAFYRDVLGFTLLAEGKEDERRYAFLGSSDGDARPVLTLWQQARGPYGEDRAGLHHLALEVDSIDQVRTYEAALRGQGVAFAHEGVVAHREGSASGGIFFHDPDGTRLEIYAPTGAEGAPAPSESAPTCGFF, from the coding sequence ATGACACCGCGCACCGGCCATGTCGGCCTGAACGTCACGGACCTCGACCGCTCGCTCGCCTTCTACCGGGACGTGCTCGGCTTCACCCTTCTCGCCGAGGGCAAGGAGGACGAGCGCAGGTACGCGTTCCTGGGCTCCTCGGACGGGGACGCCCGTCCCGTGCTCACCCTCTGGCAGCAGGCGCGGGGGCCGTACGGCGAGGACCGCGCCGGCCTCCACCACCTCGCCCTCGAAGTGGACTCGATCGACCAGGTCAGGACGTACGAGGCGGCGCTGCGCGGCCAGGGCGTCGCGTTCGCCCACGAGGGCGTGGTCGCCCACCGGGAGGGCTCGGCGTCCGGCGGCATCTTCTTCCACGACCCGGACGGCACCCGGCTGGAGATCTACGCCCCGACCGGCGCCGAAGGGGCGCCGGCGCCCTCCGAGTCCGCTCCGACCTGCGGCTTCTTCTAG
- the pepN gene encoding aminopeptidase N has protein sequence MPGTNLTREEAQQRAKLLTVDSYEIDLDLSGAQEGGTYRSVTTVRFDVSESGAESFIDLVAPAVHEVVLNGDALAPADVFQDSRIALPGLLEGRNVLRVVADCAYTNTGEGLHRFVDPVDQQAYLYTQFEVPDARRVFASFEQPDLKATFRFTVKAPPGWTVISNSPSPEPKDDTWAFEPTPRISTYITALIAGPYHSVHSVYEKDGQSVPLGIYCRPSLAEFLDSDAIFEVTRQGFEWFQEKFDYAYPFEKYDQLFVPEFNAGAMENAGAVTIRDQYVFRSKVTDAAYEVRAETILHELAHMWFGDLVTMEWWNDLWLNESFATYTSIACQAYAAGSRWPHSWTTFANSMKTWAYRQDQLPSTHPIMAEIRDLDDVLVNFDGITYAKGASVLKQLVAYVGMDEFFRGVQAYFKRHAYGNTRLSDLLGALEETSGRDLKNWSEKWLRTAGINVLRPEVETDANGVVTSFAIRQEAPALPAGAKGEPTLRPHRIAIGLYDLDDASGKLVRDERIELDVDGELTAVPELTGKRRPAVFLLNDDDLSYAKVRLDEDSLAFVTEHLGDFESSLPRALCWASAWDMTRDGELATRDYLSLVLSGIGKESDIGVVQSLQRQLKLAIELYADPATREALLTRWTEATLAHLRAAEAGGDHQLAWARAFAATARTPEQLDLLEGLLEDRETIEGLAVDTELRWAFVQRLAAVGRYDEAEIAAEYERDRTAAGERHAATARAGRPTAEAKEEAWVSVIESDKLPNAVQEAVIGGFVQTDQRELLAPYADRFFAVVKDIWDARSHEIAQQIAIGLYPSIQVSEETLAKTDAWLASAESNAALRRLISESRAGIERALKAQAADAAAS, from the coding sequence GTGCCTGGCACAAACCTGACCCGCGAAGAGGCGCAGCAGCGCGCGAAGCTGCTCACCGTTGACTCGTACGAGATCGATCTCGACCTCTCGGGCGCGCAGGAGGGCGGCACCTACCGGTCCGTGACCACAGTGCGCTTCGATGTCTCCGAGAGCGGCGCGGAGTCCTTCATCGACCTGGTGGCCCCGGCCGTCCACGAGGTGGTCCTGAACGGGGACGCCCTCGCCCCCGCCGACGTCTTCCAGGACTCGCGGATCGCGCTGCCGGGCCTGCTGGAGGGACGCAACGTCCTGCGGGTCGTCGCCGACTGCGCGTACACCAACACCGGCGAGGGCCTGCACCGGTTCGTCGACCCGGTCGACCAGCAGGCCTACCTGTACACCCAGTTCGAGGTCCCGGACGCCCGGCGCGTCTTCGCGTCCTTCGAGCAGCCCGACCTGAAGGCCACCTTCCGGTTCACCGTGAAGGCGCCCCCCGGCTGGACCGTCATTTCCAACTCGCCGTCGCCCGAGCCCAAGGACGACACCTGGGCCTTCGAGCCGACGCCGCGGATCTCCACGTACATCACCGCGCTGATCGCCGGCCCGTACCACTCCGTGCACAGTGTGTACGAGAAGGACGGGCAGAGCGTGCCGCTCGGCATCTACTGTCGTCCCTCGCTCGCCGAGTTCCTCGACTCGGACGCGATCTTCGAGGTCACCCGGCAGGGCTTCGAGTGGTTCCAGGAGAAGTTCGACTACGCGTACCCGTTCGAGAAGTACGACCAGCTCTTCGTGCCGGAGTTCAACGCGGGCGCGATGGAGAACGCGGGCGCGGTGACGATCCGGGACCAGTACGTGTTCCGGTCGAAGGTCACCGACGCCGCGTACGAGGTCCGCGCCGAGACGATCCTGCACGAGCTCGCCCACATGTGGTTCGGCGACCTCGTGACCATGGAGTGGTGGAACGACCTGTGGCTGAACGAGTCGTTCGCCACCTACACCTCCATCGCCTGCCAGGCCTACGCCGCGGGCAGCCGCTGGCCGCACTCCTGGACGACCTTCGCCAACTCCATGAAGACGTGGGCGTACCGGCAGGACCAACTGCCGTCCACCCACCCGATCATGGCGGAGATCCGCGACCTGGACGACGTGCTCGTCAACTTCGACGGGATCACGTACGCGAAGGGCGCGAGCGTGCTGAAGCAGCTCGTCGCGTACGTCGGCATGGACGAGTTCTTCCGCGGCGTGCAGGCGTACTTCAAGCGGCACGCGTACGGCAACACGCGTCTGTCCGACCTGCTGGGCGCGCTGGAGGAGACCTCCGGGCGCGACCTGAAGAACTGGTCGGAGAAGTGGCTGCGGACCGCCGGCATCAACGTCCTGCGCCCGGAGGTCGAGACGGACGCGAACGGGGTCGTCACCTCCTTCGCGATCCGCCAGGAGGCCCCGGCGCTCCCGGCGGGCGCCAAGGGCGAGCCGACGCTCCGCCCCCACCGCATCGCGATCGGCCTCTACGACCTCGACGACGCGAGCGGCAAGCTGGTGCGCGACGAGCGGATCGAGCTCGACGTCGACGGTGAGCTGACCGCCGTGCCCGAGCTGACCGGCAAGCGCCGTCCGGCCGTCTTCCTGCTCAACGACGACGACCTGTCGTACGCCAAGGTCCGTCTCGACGAGGACTCGCTGGCCTTCGTGACGGAGCACCTCGGCGACTTCGAGTCATCGCTTCCGCGCGCGCTGTGCTGGGCCTCCGCCTGGGACATGACCCGCGACGGGGAGCTCGCCACCCGCGACTACCTGTCCCTGGTGCTGTCCGGCATCGGCAAGGAGTCCGACATCGGTGTCGTGCAGTCGCTGCAGCGGCAGCTCAAGCTGGCGATCGAGCTGTACGCCGACCCCGCCACCCGCGAGGCGCTGCTGACCCGCTGGACCGAGGCGACCCTCGCGCACCTGCGCGCGGCCGAGGCCGGCGGCGACCACCAGCTCGCCTGGGCGCGCGCCTTCGCGGCGACCGCCCGGACTCCGGAGCAGCTGGACCTCCTGGAGGGCCTGCTGGAGGACCGGGAGACCATCGAGGGTCTCGCCGTCGACACCGAGCTGCGCTGGGCGTTCGTACAGCGGCTCGCGGCGGTCGGCCGCTACGACGAGGCGGAGATCGCGGCCGAGTACGAGCGCGACCGGACGGCGGCCGGTGAGCGGCACGCGGCCACCGCGCGGGCCGGCCGTCCCACCGCGGAGGCGAAGGAGGAGGCCTGGGTCTCGGTCATCGAGTCCGACAAGCTCCCGAACGCCGTGCAGGAGGCGGTGATCGGCGGCTTCGTGCAGACCGACCAGCGTGAGCTGCTCGCTCCGTACGCGGACCGGTTCTTCGCCGTGGTGAAGGACATCTGGGACGCCCGTTCGCACGAGATCGCCCAGCAGATCGCGATCGGCCTGTACCCGTCGATCCAGGTCTCCGAGGAGACCCTCGCCAAGACGGACGCGTGGCTGGCCTCCGCCGAGTCCAACGCGGCCCTGCGGCGTCTGATCTCGGAGTCCCGCGCCGGGATCGAGCGCGCGCTGAAGGCACAGGCGGCGGACGCGGCCGCTTCGTAA
- a CDS encoding aspartate-semialdehyde dehydrogenase yields MRVGIVGATGQVGTVMRRILVERDFPVTELRLFASARSAGTVLDGVTVEDATTADYSGLDIVLFSAGGSTSRALAEKVAAQGAVVIDNSSAWRKDPEVPLVVSEVNPHAIADRPKGIIANPNCTTMAAMPVLRPLHDEAGLEALVVATYQAVSGSGLAGVAELHGQALKVVADADRLTHDGGAVDFPEPQVYKRPIAFNVLPLAGSIVDDGLHETDEEQKLRNESRKILEIPDLKVSGTCVRVPVFSGHSLQVNARFERPITVERATELLAGAPGVTLSDIPTPLEAAGQDASYVGRIRADETVEHGIALFISNDNLRKGAALNAVQIAELVAADLKG; encoded by the coding sequence GTGAGGGTCGGAATCGTCGGAGCCACCGGTCAGGTCGGCACGGTCATGCGCAGGATCCTGGTCGAGCGGGACTTCCCGGTCACGGAGCTGCGCCTGTTCGCCTCGGCCCGCTCGGCCGGGACGGTGCTGGACGGCGTGACGGTCGAGGACGCGACGACGGCCGACTACTCCGGCCTGGACATCGTCCTCTTCTCGGCGGGTGGCTCGACCTCCAGGGCACTGGCCGAGAAGGTCGCCGCGCAGGGCGCCGTCGTGATCGACAACTCCTCCGCCTGGCGCAAGGACCCGGAGGTACCCCTGGTGGTCTCCGAGGTGAACCCGCACGCGATCGCCGACCGCCCCAAGGGCATCATCGCGAACCCGAACTGCACGACGATGGCCGCGATGCCCGTGCTGCGTCCGCTGCACGACGAGGCGGGTCTCGAGGCGCTCGTCGTCGCCACCTACCAGGCCGTGTCCGGATCCGGTCTCGCGGGCGTGGCCGAGCTGCACGGCCAGGCGCTGAAGGTCGTCGCGGACGCCGACCGGCTCACCCACGACGGCGGCGCGGTCGACTTCCCCGAGCCGCAGGTCTACAAGCGGCCCATCGCCTTCAACGTGCTCCCGCTCGCCGGCTCGATCGTCGACGACGGTCTGCACGAGACGGACGAGGAGCAGAAGCTGCGCAACGAGTCCCGCAAGATCCTGGAGATCCCGGACCTCAAGGTCTCCGGCACCTGCGTCCGTGTCCCGGTCTTCTCCGGCCACTCGCTGCAGGTGAACGCCCGCTTCGAGCGTCCGATCACGGTGGAGCGCGCCACCGAGCTGCTGGCAGGCGCCCCGGGCGTCACCCTCTCCGACATCCCGACCCCGCTCGAGGCCGCGGGCCAGGACGCGTCGTACGTCGGCCGCATCCGCGCCGACGAGACGGTCGAGCACGGTATCGCCCTGTTCATCTCGAACGACAACCTCCGCAAGGGCGCCGCCCTGAACGCGGTCCAGATCGCGGAGCTGGTCGCGGCCGACCTCAAGGGCTGA
- a CDS encoding NUDIX hydrolase yields MPKQLRVAAYAVCVRDAQMLLARWVAGDGTRRWTLPGGGMDHGEDPYDTVVREVDEETGYAVEPVALLGIDSQLRTHPRRMGGATDFHGLRIVYEARITGGDLRHETDGSTDMAAWYPLDEVPSLERVGLVDIGLGLWRERPALGRAARAGSDHGHGSLPRKMNTE; encoded by the coding sequence ATGCCGAAGCAGTTGAGGGTGGCGGCCTACGCCGTATGCGTGCGGGACGCGCAGATGCTGTTGGCCCGGTGGGTCGCGGGCGACGGGACCAGACGGTGGACCCTGCCGGGCGGCGGGATGGACCACGGCGAGGACCCGTACGACACCGTGGTCCGCGAGGTCGACGAGGAGACGGGGTACGCCGTCGAACCGGTCGCGCTGCTCGGCATCGACTCCCAGCTGCGCACCCACCCGCGCCGGATGGGCGGCGCCACCGACTTCCACGGCCTCCGGATCGTCTACGAGGCCCGGATCACCGGCGGTGACCTCCGCCACGAGACGGACGGCTCCACCGACATGGCGGCCTGGTACCCCCTCGACGAGGTGCCGTCGCTCGAACGGGTCGGACTGGTCGACATAGGCCTGGGACTCTGGCGCGAGCGGCCGGCGCTCGGGCGGGCGGCCCGGGCCGGGTCCGACCACGGCCACGGTTCCCTACCCCGGAAAATGAACACGGAGTGA